The following nucleotide sequence is from Pseudomonadota bacterium.
GCGGCGACGCGAGCCAGAATTTGAGGCCCCTTTTTACAGCGTCATCGGAAAAAGGGTCCTCAAATTGTGGCGGGAGGAGCCGCCCGGCGACAGCCTGCCTGCCGGGAGGCAGGGACCCGAAGCGGACACCGCTTTCATCACCCTCCTCCGATAGGGCGCAGGATATCGATCCGGTCGCCGTCGCACACGGCGCAGCGCTCGTGCTCATCCCGCGGGACGATCGAGCCGTTTATCGCCACAGCGGTGCCCGCGCGCGGGACTCGAAGCATGTCGAGCATCTGCGCGATCGTGCGCCCCTCGTCGATCGTCCTCTGCTCGTTGTTCACAATTATCTGCATGGATGGACCCATGGATATCACCGCCGGAGCTGTTTTGTGAAGTCAAATCAGGCGACCATGTGGCCGGCCGCCGCAACGTCGCGGCCGAACTCACCGCCCGGCTCGAGGAGGTGGATCCTGGCCTTCAGGTCAGGCCTCTCCTCGAGGATGCGCTCCATCCATCTCAGCGGCGCCTGCGGCGACTCGAGGGAGAGGCGGAAGGTGTTGAAGTGGATGGGCACCATGTGGGCAGCGCCGAGGTCCTCGAACGCGTTCACCGCCTCGGCCGGCGTCATGTGCTTGCGCCTCATGAGACAGCGAGGCTCGTAGCTGCCGATCGGGAGCAACGCGAGCTCGATGCGCCCAAGGTTTCCGGTCTCCTGGAAGTGGCGGCCGTAGGCCGAGTCGCCGCAGAAATAGATCGATCCGTCGAAGCCCGGCTTCCTTATCAGATATGCGTTGGACCGGGCGAGGCCGAGGTCGAAGAGGTGGCTTTCGCTGTGCATCACAGGCAGCGCCGTTATCTCGGTGCCGCATACGAGCTCGTGCGTCGCGAAGTGGGCGAGCTCGATCACCGGGTTCGGGAGCCAGCTGCCGACCGCTCGCTCTTTGCCCTCGGGGACCACGATGGGGACGCCGGTGGAGAAGTATTTGTAGCTCGAGATGTCCAGGTGGTCGCAGTGGGTGTGTGAGAGCAGGATGCATGCAGGCTCGGGCGCGCAAGCGGGGTCGATCGGGAGTTTGCTGATCCTCGGCGAGAGGAAGGCGCGCCTGCCCAGGTGCGGATCCGTGATGAGGAGGGTGTCGCCCATCGTTATGAAGGTTGTGGCCTGCCCGATGTATGTGCATGAAATCCTTGTGTTCATAGGCCGCGGCTTTTACGCCGCCGGGGCCCTCAATGCAACACCAAAGTCCTCTCGATGCACCGTTCCCTTTGCGGATCAGCCTGTTAGAGGATAAACCGATCGCCTTGATATGCTTTGACAATCGGAGGGTGCGCTGTTAGAAGCGCACACTCGGCAATCATCAGGAAAAACAGCCAATTATGATGCTCGATTCCCTCGGAAAGATGATGTTTCGGCCCGCATGGGCGACAGTCGACCTCCCCGCGCTCTCCCGCAACTTCGATATCATAAAGCGGCTCCTCCCCTCGGGCGCAGGGGTCCTGGCGATGGTCAAGGCGGACGCCTACGGCCACGGCGCCAGGGAGATATCGCTGGCATTGGAGCGCGCGGGGGCAAGGGCGCTGGGCGTGGCCACGGTTGAGGAGGGGATCGAGCTGCGCGAGTTCGGCATCCGCATACCGATCCTGGTCATGAGCGGCCTCATGGGCGAGGGCTCGGCAGCCTCCTTCCCGATGGTGGACGCGAATCTCACGCCGGTGGTCCACTCGAGCGGCGTGCTGGATTCGCTCGAGGAGGCCGCGGTAAAGGCGGGGCGCACCGTGGACGTGCACCTGAAGATCGACAGCGGGATGTCGCGCCTGGGGGTGAGGCCAGAGTCGCTGCCGGGCGTGATCGAGAAGCTCCGCCGATGTCCGCACCTCCGGGTCGAGGGCGCCATGACCCACCTGGCCGATGCGGGCGACGAGGATTTCTCCTCGCGGCAGCTCGACCTGTTCCTCACGTGCAAGGCCCGCATAGAGGGTGCGCTCGGCCCGGTGCCGGTATGGCACGCGGCCAACTCCGTGGCGATAATGCGCGGCGAGGCACTCGATTTTCCCGACGCGGGTGAGACCTGGGTGAGGCCAGGGCTCGCTCTCTTCGGCGACTGCGGCTTCGACCACAGGTTGCGCGAGAAACTGTCCCTCGTCATGGGCATCGAGAGCAGGGTGATGCTCATCAAGCACGTCCCAGCCGGCGCGATGGTGAGCTACGGCTGCACCTTCAAGGCGCGCAGGCCGTCCAGGCTCGCCATCGTCCCCATCGGATACGCGGACGGCTACCCTTGGTCGGTCTCGGGCAAGGCCCGGGTCCTGGTCCGCGGAAGGCGCGCGCCGGTGGCGGGGCGGGTGACGATGGACATGATCGTTCTCGACGTGACCGACGTGGAGGGCGTCTCCGTCGGGGACGAGGTGGTGCTCATGGGGAGCCAGGGGGATGAGTTCATAGGGCTCGACGAGCTGGCCGGATGGGCGGGGACCATCCCGTACGAGATAATCTGCGGAGTATCGAAGAGGATGCCCAGAATCTACAAGCGTGACTAGTGACTAGTGACTAGCGGAATAATACGGGAAACCTGTTATTTACCGCCAGTCACTAGTCACTAGTCACGAGTCACTAGTCACGAGTTACGAGTTACGAGTCACGATATTCATATGTTGAAAGAGAGGACATTGCAGCTCGCCGTCCCTCCGCTCAGCTACGCCGGCACGCTGGTGATGCTCGCGGTGAGGGAGTTCGGCCGCTGGTGCGAGTTCGTCTGGCAGACCCTCTGCTGGGCGGCGAGGCCTCCCTTCAGGCTGGACCAGTTCGCGAGGCAGATGGAGTTCGTGGGGGTGAAATCGCTCTGGATCGTCTCCCTCACCGCGCTCTTCACCGGCGCGGTCTTCGCGCTCCAGGCCGGCAAGGTCTACGCCCTGTTCAACATGGAGAGCATGGTGGGCGCGACGGTCGGCCTCTCCCTCACGAGGGAGATGGGCCCGGTGTTCGCGGCCATCATGGTCACGGCGCGCGCATGCTCGGCCATGGCGGCGGAGCTCGGCACCATGCGGGTGACCGAGCAGATCGACGCCATGGAGGCCATGGCGGTCAACCCCATCCAGTACCTGGTCGTC
It contains:
- a CDS encoding ABC transporter permease → MLAVREFGRWCEFVWQTLCWAARPPFRLDQFARQMEFVGVKSLWIVSLTALFTGAVFALQAGKVYALFNMESMVGATVGLSLTREMGPVFAAIMVTARACSAMAAELGTMRVTEQIDAMEAMAVNPIQYLVVPRVAAGTFMVPLLTMVYNYIGVLGAYLVGIHLLGISEGPFMDKLYHYVDADDIWGGLIKAAIFGFLISAISCYMGYNTRQGAKGVGRATTRAVVVSAVTILVVDYFLTTWILEYISK
- the thiS gene encoding sulfur carrier protein ThiS, whose product is MQIIVNNEQRTIDEGRTIAQMLDMLRVPRAGTAVAINGSIVPRDEHERCAVCDGDRIDILRPIGGG
- a CDS encoding MBL fold metallo-hydrolase; the protein is MNTRISCTYIGQATTFITMGDTLLITDPHLGRRAFLSPRISKLPIDPACAPEPACILLSHTHCDHLDISSYKYFSTGVPIVVPEGKERAVGSWLPNPVIELAHFATHELVCGTEITALPVMHSESHLFDLGLARSNAYLIRKPGFDGSIYFCGDSAYGRHFQETGNLGRIELALLPIGSYEPRCLMRRKHMTPAEAVNAFEDLGAAHMVPIHFNTFRLSLESPQAPLRWMERILEERPDLKARIHLLEPGGEFGRDVAAAGHMVA
- the alr gene encoding alanine racemase; translated protein: MMLDSLGKMMFRPAWATVDLPALSRNFDIIKRLLPSGAGVLAMVKADAYGHGAREISLALERAGARALGVATVEEGIELREFGIRIPILVMSGLMGEGSAASFPMVDANLTPVVHSSGVLDSLEEAAVKAGRTVDVHLKIDSGMSRLGVRPESLPGVIEKLRRCPHLRVEGAMTHLADAGDEDFSSRQLDLFLTCKARIEGALGPVPVWHAANSVAIMRGEALDFPDAGETWVRPGLALFGDCGFDHRLREKLSLVMGIESRVMLIKHVPAGAMVSYGCTFKARRPSRLAIVPIGYADGYPWSVSGKARVLVRGRRAPVAGRVTMDMIVLDVTDVEGVSVGDEVVLMGSQGDEFIGLDELAGWAGTIPYEIICGVSKRMPRIYKRD